One segment of Theobroma cacao cultivar B97-61/B2 chromosome 9, Criollo_cocoa_genome_V2, whole genome shotgun sequence DNA contains the following:
- the LOC18590634 gene encoding serine/arginine repetitive matrix protein 1: MSGGFFRGTSADQDTRFSNKQAKLLKSQKFAPELDHLVDMTKVEMDVIRPWIATRVTELLGFEDEVLINFIYGLLDGKEVNGKQVQISLTGFMEKNTGKFMKELWILLLSAQRNASGVPQQFLDAKEEETRKKKAESDRIANEIQKKKDKESGELEQERLRKMDNGDERKAGDLELEPSSKNKLPKSSSARPEGERDADQRNGVGRKRVSRSPCSTDRSASPRGPRSQSISRSLSNSRSYSDDKQKSRSVSRSPQQRQRSISSDRMYHSPRRRSLTPRSRHSPRSPRSPARRRLSYSRRRSRSRSPRRSRSPIRRRLRSPYRRRSPTPVRRRSRSPIRRHRSPSPIRRHRSPSPIRRHRSPSPIRRHRSPLSNRRHRSPSLVRRRRSPSLVRRRSPSPVHRRSPSPGRRRSPSPIRRRSLFPVRRKSPSPLRRRSPPPMQRKSPSPMRQERRRSSSTPPRYRSSSLVGHRSPASSHRSITPSHGRSRSPYQSSSLSPVQRRSSSPVMRSPEKQRSPLLSPGERQGVRGKLSPVGRRLSSSPDRDRMDQRDAGYKVPALSLSPNKFSVSKSPSHVRNRSASEDRRSSSPYESPMRQRRERIASHDGSSPERKPRELKGQRDSKGTGRKNEASRSRHSPLVSKQRVSPRKVHTSDQLAGGRSTESLSRLDNMESRKKDLEIKSEKCSGKGVDLGTPDRQRSPAISEDTFQGEKQSSLHLREGKRSSERGRSRQNDIKDSDQRHKAETSPMLLEKLDQYNHGLDSGSEGSDKHRTKHKEKRKHKRSERREVTSDDDSSYDSEIEGRKEAKRRRKEEKRLRKEEKRRRREERRRRREERRAEKLKMKGQDDGSSSDGEHVAKRKSQPSDDEDAETEQKKLEIELRKKAIESLKAKKGISR, from the exons ATGTCGGGCGGATTTTTCCgg ggTACTTCGGCTGATCAAGACACTCGGTTCTCCAATAAGCAAGCGAAGCTACTGAAATCGCAGAAATTTGCTCCTGAATTGGACCATCTG gtTGATATGACGAAGGTTGAGATGGATGTTATTAGACCTTGGATTGCTACTCGGGTAACTGAGCTTCTCGGTTTTGAAGATGAAGTTCTTATTAACTTCATCTATGGTCTTCTGGATGGGAAG GAAGTCAATGGCAAGCAAGTTCAGATATCCCTCACTGGATTCATGGAGAAGAATACTGGAAAGTTTATGAAAGAGCTCTGGATCCTTCTGCTTAGCGCGCAGAGAAATGCAAGTGGTGTTCCTCAACAGTTTTTGGATgctaaagaagaagaaactaggaagaaaaag GCGGAGTCAGATCGGATAGCAAATGAGAttcagaagaagaaagataagGAGAGTGGAGAACTTGAACAGGAGAGATTGAGGAAGATG GACAATGGGGATGAAAGGAAGGCTGGCGACCTGGAGTTGGAGCCATCCTCAAAGAATAAGCTGCCAAAGAGTTCAAGTGCACGTCCTGAGGGTGAAAGAGATGCCGACCAAAGGAATGGTGTTGGAAGGAAGAG AGTTTCTAGATCTCCATGTTCAACTGACCGTTCTGCATCCCCTCG GGGACCGCGTTCTCAATCAATCAGCAGATCACTTTCTAATTCAAGAAGCTATTCAGA TGACAAACAGAAGTCTAGGAGTGTATCCAGATCACCTCAACAACGACAGCGTTCCATTTCTTCTGATAGGATGTATCATTCGCCAAGAAGGCGATCTCTAACTCCTCGATCTAGACATTCACCTCGGTCACCACGTTCCCCTGCAAGACGAAGATTGTCTTATTCTAGGCGAAGATCTCGATCTCGCTCACCTCGCAGATCACGATCTCCTATAAGACGTAGATTACGTTCCCCATATCGGCGCAGATCACCTACACCCGTGCGTCGTAGATCACGGTCACCCATCCGGCGTCATAGATCACCATCACCTATCCGACGTCATAGATCACCATCACCAATCCGACGTCATAGATCACCATCACCAATCCGACGTCATAGATCACCATTATCAAATCGACGTCACAGATCACCATCCCTTGTTCGACGTCGTAGATCTCCATCACTTGTGCGTCGAAGATCTCCATCACCTGTGCATCGTAGATCTCCTTCGCCTGGGCGCCGTAGATCTCCATCACCTATACGTCGTAGATCTCTGTTTCCTGTGCGCCGTAAATCTCCATCACCCTTGCGACGTAGATCACCGCCCCCTATGCAACGTAAATCACCTTCTCCTATGCGACAAGAGCGTCGTAGATCTTCATCGACACCACCACGATACAGGTCATCATCTCTTGTAGGACATAGATCACCAGCTTCCAGCCATAGGTCAATAACTCCTTCCCATGGTAGGTCTCGTTCACCGTATCAATCAAGTTCTTTGTCTCCTGTGCAACGTAGATCTTCTTCACCAGTTATGAGGTCTCCAGAGAAACAAAGATCACCTTTGCTTTCTCCTGGAGAAAGACAAGG AGTGCGTGGAAAGTTGTCTCCTGTGGGACGTAGGCTCTCTAGTTCCCCAGATAGAGATCGTATGGATCAGAGGGATGCAGGTTATAAAGTGCCAGCTTTGTCACTGTCCCCAAATAAGTTTTCTGTATCCAAATCTCCATCTCATGTGAGGAATCGATCTGCCAGTGAAGATAGAAG GTCATCAAGTCCGTATGAGAGTCCTATGAGGCAAAGGCGGGAGCGAATTGCTAGTCATGACGGCTCTAGTCCTGAGCGGAAACCAAGAGAATTGAAAGGTCAACGGGACAGTAAAGGGACTGGCAGAAAAAATGAAGCCAGCAGAAGCAG GCATTCACCGCTAGTCAGTAAGCAGAGGGTTTCTCCTAGGAAGGTTCATACTTCTGATCAATTAGCAGGTGGTCGGTCTACAGAATCTTTGAGTCGGCTTGATAACATGGAATCGAGAAAGAAAGACCTTGAAATCAAGAG TGAGAAGTGTTCTGGAAAAGGGGTTGATTTGGGAACTCCTGATCGACAGAGATCGCCTGCAATATCCGAGGACACATTTCAAGGTGAGAAGCAAAGTTCATTGCACCtgagagaaggaaaaagatcTAGTGAGAGGGGCCGTTCCCGTCAAAATGATATAAAGGACAGTGATCAACGCCACAAAGCAGAAACTTCACCAATGTTGCTTGAAAAACTTGATCAGTATAATCATGGTTTGGATTCAGGTTCTGAAGGAAGTGATAAGCACAGAACTAAGCataaggaaaagagaaagcaTAAAAGGTCTGAGAGGCGTGAAGTTACTTCAGATGATGACTCTAGTTATGATTCTGAAATAGAGGGCAGAAAAGAGGCTAAGAGGAGgaggaaggaagaaaagagattgCGAAAGGAGGAGAAGCGGAGACGTCGTGAGGAGAGGCGTCGCAGAAGGGAAGAACGTCGTGCGGAGAAGCTGAAAATGAAAGGTCAAGATGATGGCTCTAGTTCAGATGGTGAACATGTGGCTAAGAGGAAATCTCAACCAAGTGATGATGAAGATGCAGAGACTGAGCAGAAGAAGCTTGAAATTGAGTTAAGGAAGAAGGCGATTGAATCACTCAAAGCGAAGAAGGGCATTAGTCGCTGA